A region of the Myxococcus stipitatus DSM 14675 genome:
CTAGAAGTCCTTGATGCGGTCCGCCAGGTTCGAGTGCTCGATGAACTTGTTGGTGTTGCCCTGGATGGTCGCCACCTTGCGGTTGCGCTCGATTTCAGCGGCGTCCACCGCGTCCAGCTTGTTCCACTTCTTGAGGGCGGCCTCTTCGTCGTTCGGAATGGGGCGGCCGTACTGCGACGAGAAGTAGAACATCGCGCGCGCCACGTTGCCCTTGTGGGAGTCGGGCGGCTCGAAGACGGTGTTGCCCTTGGCGTCCGTGCCGAGCTTGGCGCCGTTGTGGCTCCACTTCACGTTCACCACTTCGCCGAACGGGAAGCTGCTGCGCTTCGAGTTCGCCTTGCTGTCGGTGGGGAACAGGTGGTGCAGGTCGCTCTTCGCGGGGCCCGTGGCGCCCTTCGACTGCGGCCAGGTGTGCTCCACGTTCATGACCGAGTTGTTGGGAATCTTCCCGCCCTGGGTCTCGAGGCCCGTGTAGACGCACTCGACCTTGCCGTTGTCCTTCACGTCCAGGCTGCTGAAGATGTGCTTGCGGGCGTCGTTGTAGCTGACGACCTTGATGCCGCTGTTCGAGTCGCGCACGGCCTTCAGCAGCGCGTCGTCGCGCAGGCCATCGAACGGGTCATCCGACGGCTCGGGCTCCGGCTCCGGCGCCTTCGTCTCGGGGACGATGTTCAGGCCCCACTGCTTCAGCGTGCCGCTGTCGCCGCGGGCCTTGTCCTGGACCTCCAGCGTCCAGGTTCCCTTGGTGGACTCGCCCGCGAAGGCGGACAGGTCGAAGGAGCCCTTGAGGTCGTCCGCGGAGCTGCCCTGGCGGTCGGACACCATCACGCTCTTGCCCGACGGCGCGGTCAGCTTGACCATCAGGTCGCCGCGGTAGGTGTGCTCGATGTCCAGGTCCAGCTTGAGCGACGACACCTTCGCGTCCTGCGCCATCTCCAGCGTGCTGGTGACGGTGGTGTTGTCCTTGATGTCCGCGTTGGGGCTGATGCTCTGCGTCAGCGGCGTGGGCTGCGTGCCGGCCGTGGACTTCGCGGACGTCACGGGGACGAAGGTCGCGCCCAGCTTCGTCATCGCCGACTGCGCGTTGGTCGCGCGCGCGGGCTGGAAATCGCTGCGTGCCGCGTTGGACTTCCGGGGACCGGAGGTCTCACGCGCGGTATCGGCTTCAGTCGAACGAGCTAGGGAGGGCGAGCGGCGGGGGCCGACGACACTGGTCATGCCGTCATTATCGGATTCGGCGAAACAAGGTTGTGGCCGCCCTGCTTATTTTTTCATGGCGATAGAATTACAGGAATTCCAGGCGCCGAAGCGGGGTCAGTCCCTCGAGCGGACCAGCTCGGTGACGGGGTGGCCGTCCGGGCCCGTGCCGTCCAGCCGCACGAAGTCGACCGAGAAGGGCCAGGAGGTCTTCACGAAGATGTGCTCGAGCTGCGCGACGTGGGCGCCGACCCGGGTCCAGGCCTGCACGGTGCATTGGCCCCGGGCCGTGGAGGTGGTGATGTCGATGGGGCGCTCCGGGAAGGCCCTGAGGCGGATGCGCACCTTCCAGCCGTCGGCGGTGGCCTCCACCTGCTGCGTTCCGTCCAGGCCGTACACGGGCTGCTCGACGCCCAGCAGGTCTTCTACCTCCGATTCGCCGCGCTCCAGCATCCGCCAATAGACGAAGACGGGCTGGGTCCCCACGGGGCGGCAGGACTCGTCGACGCGGAGGGCGTAGTGGACCTGGTTCCGGTTCTCGCTCCGGGACAGGAAGAAGGCGGAGGGCGTCGTCTGGGCCGAGGCCTCGGTGGCCGCGAGGGCGCAGAAGGCCGTCAGCACGGCGACGACAGCGTTCCTGAGCCAAGTCATCGGAAACACAAGGGCCCCCTTCACAGCGGAGTGGCGCGGGCGGTGGATCATCTCGCGCTGAAGAGATGAACACCTCGCCGCGACGTTTCTGTCACTCGTCGCCTTCACCTCGAGTCGGCGCTGCCTAGCATGGAATTCCGGGTGGGTCCGCAATTTGGTGCGCGAGGAACTGGGGCAACCCTGTTGCAGCTCAGAAGAGTGAGAAGGACGGCTCCTGTCGAGGAGGCGCCAGCCTTCGCGTCCACGTTGGGTGTCCAACAATGTGACGAGATAGGGTGGTCCCATGCGAACGGTCAGTGAGTGGAAGGCGGTCCTGCGCGCGGCGCTGAAGGAGGCGATGCGCACCCGAGACACCCAGGCGACGGCGGCGCTTCGCGCGACGATGGCCGCCATCGACAACGCGGAGGCCGCCGACCTGAGCGTGGCTCCCGCGGCCGTCCTGGGGGTGGTCGCCGGAAGCGCGGGAGGGTTGGGCAGCGGTGAGGTTGCTCGGTTGGCCCTGACGCCCGAGGCGGTGCAGGCCGTGGTCGACCGGGAGCTCCAGGAGCGCCGGGACGCGGTGGCCCTCTACACCCAGCTGGGCAAGACGGACGAGGCCCGCGCGGTCCAGGCTCAGCTCGAGGTGCTGCTGGCGCTGTGAAGCGGGAGGGTGTCCAGGCCCATGGGGGCGTGGCCCGAGGTGCGCTCGACATCGGTCGTGACGTCCGAGAGTTCCCCCTCCGCGACGGCCGTGTACGTGCTGACCCAGGCGTCCACCTGCCAGGGCTCGGCCCGGTACTTCGCTCGGGAGCGGTAGGCCTCGTCGATGCTCTCGGCGTAGTACCGGATGCTCCGGCCCAGTCGCCGGCTCAGCACGGCGGCGATGTCGTCGAAGCTCAGGGACTGAGGGCCCGTCAGTGAGTACGTCTGGCCCCGGTGGGCGCCGGGGTTCAGCAGCACCGCGGTGGCGACGTCCGCGATGTCGTCCTGGGCCACGGCGGCGACCCGGCCGTTCCCCGCGGGGCCGCGAATGATGTCGTCCTCGCCGACCATCATCGGGAGGAAGTCCAGGTAGAGGTTGTCCCGGAGCATCACCGAGGCGAAGCGCTGCTCGCGCAGCTTCTGCTCGGTGGCCCAGTGGTCCCGGGCGAAGGTGAACGTCGCATCCGGGGCCGCGCCGTAGAACGACGTGTAGACCAGGGTCTCGATTCCCACGGCGGCCGCGGTCTCGATGAAGGCGAAGTGCTCCTCGAGGCGGTGGGGGGATTCCGTCGCGGAGACGAAGAGCGCGGTTTGTGTTCCCTCGAGCGCTCGCGCCATCGCGTCCCGGTCCTGGTAGGTCGCGACGCGCACCTCGGCACCGGGGAGGGCGGGGGCCCTCTTCGCATCGCGAGCGATGAGGCGGAGGGGAATACCCCGCGCGGCGAGCCGTCTCGCGATGCGTCCTCCCAACCTTCCCGTGCAGCCGGTGATGGCAATGGGTGCGTCCGCCATGGAGCCTCCTGGAGCGTGTGGGCCATGCCCATGGACTCCAGTGTGTTGGCTCCCTCGCGTCCGAGGAAGGTGGCAGCGACACGGGAGGGGGAATCCCAGGGCCCCCGCTGCCTGTCCGAGGCACCCGACAAGGCGAGCCTGGTGTCCGAGAGCCGTCAGTCGGGCGCTTGGGTCAGCGGACGCTCGACGCGCCGTCGCGTGTGTCCACGCGAAGGACGTCTCGCACGTCGAAAGCCTCCGCGAGGGCGGCCGAGGCCGTACACAGCAGCACCTGGTGCAGGCTCGACGTGGCGCGGATGCCCTGGGCTCGCTCCCAGATGGCGTTGGGGGGCAGGTCGCGGTCCGCTTCCTCGAAGAAGAAGAGCATCGCCGGAGCGCAGGAGAGCTCCGGTTCGATGCGAATCCCCATCAGGACCCGTCGCATCCACGCCATCGCGCCATGGAGGACGTGTCCGAGGAAATCTCCCTCGCTGTCGCTGGGGGCTCGCGGCGCCACGGGCTCGGGCACCTCCAGCGAGTACAGGGACAACGCCGCCTCGGCCCGAGGCGAATCCCGGTCGGGGTCGAGCAGCTGGCACGACAGGCCCACGAGGAGGTCCACCGACTCCGAGGCCACCCACCAGGCCCCATCGGGTCGCGGCCGGAGCTCGATGCCGTATTGGTTGTCCTGGAAAGTCAGCTCCACGCGGACCGCTTCCCGTCCGTGGGCCGGGCCCAGCACCTGGGTCTCGCTCAAGTGTCGCTGAAGTCCCCCCTCCGCGAGGGCCTTCAGCAGCGCGAGCAGCGAGGCGAGGTCCTTCGTCGCGGTCCCCTTGGCGTCCTCCAGCACGCTGAGGCCCTGGAGGCTCAGGTCGACATCCCGCAGGGAGTGGAAGCGCGAGACGCGGAGCCGCGTCAGTTCCGTGGGCATCCCGCAAGCTTATTCCAGCCCTCGGCGCACTCGACACCCCGGGGCGGGGCACCCTCTTGGCCCCCCGTGCTCCAGGCCGCCCGAGTGACTTCAGGCGGCCCAGGGGGCATCACGTCACGCCGCGCCGCCCTCGACGTAGATGCGCTTGTGGTCGCGAATCTCCGCGAGGCGGAAGGTGCCGGGCGCCGGAGCCTTGGCCTCGGGCGAGTCCGAGGGCAGCTTCATCAGCCGCTCGTACTCCTCGATGGACACGCGCTCGCGTCGGGCCAGCACGCCCTCCAGGTCCGCGCGGGCCATCCGCTCCGCGGCCTTCTCGCCGACGACGCCGGAGTAGAACTCCGCCATGCAGCCGCTGCCGTAGGACAGCAGGCCGATG
Encoded here:
- a CDS encoding endonuclease, with translation MTKLGATFVPVTSAKSTAGTQPTPLTQSISPNADIKDNTTVTSTLEMAQDAKVSSLKLDLDIEHTYRGDLMVKLTAPSGKSVMVSDRQGSSADDLKGSFDLSAFAGESTKGTWTLEVQDKARGDSGTLKQWGLNIVPETKAPEPEPEPSDDPFDGLRDDALLKAVRDSNSGIKVVSYNDARKHIFSSLDVKDNGKVECVYTGLETQGGKIPNNSVMNVEHTWPQSKGATGPAKSDLHHLFPTDSKANSKRSSFPFGEVVNVKWSHNGAKLGTDAKGNTVFEPPDSHKGNVARAMFYFSSQYGRPIPNDEEAALKKWNKLDAVDAAEIERNRKVATIQGNTNKFIEHSNLADRIKDF
- a CDS encoding DUF4833 domain-containing protein translates to MTWLRNAVVAVLTAFCALAATEASAQTTPSAFFLSRSENRNQVHYALRVDESCRPVGTQPVFVYWRMLERGESEVEDLLGVEQPVYGLDGTQQVEATADGWKVRIRLRAFPERPIDITTSTARGQCTVQAWTRVGAHVAQLEHIFVKTSWPFSVDFVRLDGTGPDGHPVTELVRSRD
- a CDS encoding GatB/YqeY domain-containing protein encodes the protein MRTVSEWKAVLRAALKEAMRTRDTQATAALRATMAAIDNAEAADLSVAPAAVLGVVAGSAGGLGSGEVARLALTPEAVQAVVDRELQERRDAVALYTQLGKTDEARAVQAQLEVLLAL
- a CDS encoding SDR family oxidoreductase, with the translated sequence MADAPIAITGCTGRLGGRIARRLAARGIPLRLIARDAKRAPALPGAEVRVATYQDRDAMARALEGTQTALFVSATESPHRLEEHFAFIETAAAVGIETLVYTSFYGAAPDATFTFARDHWATEQKLREQRFASVMLRDNLYLDFLPMMVGEDDIIRGPAGNGRVAAVAQDDIADVATAVLLNPGAHRGQTYSLTGPQSLSFDDIAAVLSRRLGRSIRYYAESIDEAYRSRAKYRAEPWQVDAWVSTYTAVAEGELSDVTTDVERTSGHAPMGLDTLPLHSASSTSS